A region from the Oncorhynchus tshawytscha isolate Ot180627B linkage group LG26, Otsh_v2.0, whole genome shotgun sequence genome encodes:
- the LOC112225076 gene encoding m-AAA protease-interacting protein 1, mitochondrial: MALPMLRGCNCSRLPSVLSRFLKPEHGVLPRPNKTTRLAPTLSGGVVSTVRPYSSDRGGGKQNQKVVVLGIPNPLIWFRTRLYYFLIRVYLDKEFNIEEFTEGSKQAFSHVSRLLSGSQFESLEGLVAKDLIAKLEEKCALLPPSHLQALSADLEDLVYTTPGDVGIYYDDDGRKFVSILMRYWYLTSARLPEESLEGTRIFQVAIGGEGEPETKRLLTASYEFQREFTKGVLPDWTITRIEHSKLLD, translated from the exons ATGGCGCTGCCCATGTTAAGAGGTTGCAACTGTAGCAGACTGCCTTCAGTACTGAGTCGTTTCTTGAAACCCGAGCACGGTGTGCTTCCCCGGCCCAACAAGACCACCCGCCTGGCTCCTACTTTGTCCGGTGGTGTTGTGTCCACCGTCCGACCTTACAGCTCTGATCGAGGTGGAGGTAAACAAAACCAGAAGGTGGTTGTGCTCGGCATCCCCAACCCTTTAATATGGTTCCGAACCCGATTATACTACTTTTTGATTCGGGTTTATTTAGACAAGGAATTCAACATCGAAGAATTCACAGAGGGATCGAAACAG GCATTCTCCCATGTTTCAAGACTATTGTCAGGCAGTCAATTTGAGTCGCTTGAAGGTCTGGTTGCTAAAGAC CTGATTGCAAAACTGGAAGAGAAATGTGCTCTGCTCCCTCCAAGTCACCTGCAAGCGCTTTCTGCAGATCTGGAAGACTTGGTGTACACAACACCAGGGGATGTTGGCAtctattatgatgatgatg GGCGGAAGTTTGTCAGTATTCTGATGAGATACTGGTATCTGACAAGTGCCCGGTTGCCTGAGGAATCATTGGAGGGAACACGTATCTTTCAGGTGGCCATAGGTGGTGAGGGTGAGCCGGAGACAAAGAGACTGCTCACAGCCAGCTATGA ATTCCAAAGGGAGTTTACTAAGGGGGTGTTGCCAGACTGGACCATCACCAGGATAGAACACTCGAAGCTGCTGGATTAA